A single window of Xylocopa sonorina isolate GNS202 chromosome 5, iyXylSono1_principal, whole genome shotgun sequence DNA harbors:
- the LOC143423971 gene encoding cytochrome c oxidase assembly factor 3, mitochondrial-like, whose product MQPDENKSDFMQKLDLVKDKSKLKYSDIIYMKQAEEVAIQKALKYKYTRRKCNIAAVSLACLVVGIYAYTIHAVKQETFLDNLDEPEKIIEKPTSNTNLS is encoded by the exons ATGCAACCTG ATGAAAACAAAAGCGACTTTATGCAAAAGCTAGATCTTGTTAAAGACAAAAGTAAATTGAAATACagtgatataatatatatgaaACAAGCGGAAGAGGTAGCCATTCAGAAAGCattgaaatataaatatacTCGCAGGAAGTGTAATATAGCAGCTGTTTCTCTAGCTTGTTTAGTTGTAGGAATCTATGCATATACCATTCACGCTGTGAAACAGGAAACTTTTCTAGATAATTTAGACGAACCggaaaaaataattgaaaagccAACTTCGAACACTAATTTGtcttaa
- the Mttfb1 gene encoding mitochondrial transcription factor B1: MSTLRLPPLLSIKDVLKLYKLGAVKHLSQNFILNPDLCDKIVKKAGNLSDCHVLEVGPGPGGLTRSILKYNPQKLIVVEKDKRFEPPLEMLQDAFAAIDGKMEIIYDDIMKVDLTKYFPATEARDWMDKAPRIKIIGNLPFNVSTPLIIKWLHAISERRGAWEFGRTRMTLTFQKEVAERLVAEPMNIQRCRLSVMAQAWTHPLLNFVISGAAFVPKPDVDVGLVTFVPLATPRTRHEFKIFEKVTRHIFSFRQKYCIRGIETLFPLEKRAELGEMMFKLSDLNPHRRPVELTVEDIDKLVSAYKYLLELHPDVGMYEYRASRRIVSLRKLKDLEVIELEDL; encoded by the exons ATGTCTACCTTAAGGTTACCACCTTTACTGAGCATAAAAGATGTGTTAAAATTGTATAAGCTAGGAGCAGTGAAACACCTCTCTCAAAATTTCATCTTAAATCCAGATTTGTGTGATAAAATAGTTAAAAAGGCAGGAAATCTAAGTGATTGTCATGTGTTAGAAGTCGGACCAGGTCCTGGTGGTTTGACACGATCCATTTTAAAGTACAACCCACAGAAATTAATCGTTGTAGAGAAAGACAAAAGGTTTGAGCCACCGTTAGAAATGCTCCAAGATGCTTTCGCAGCAATCGATGGTAAAATGGAGATTATTTATGATGATATCATGAAAGTAGACTTAACTAAATACTTTCCTGCAACCGAGGCTCGAGATTGGATGGATAAAGCTCCAAGGATTAAAATAATTGGTAATTTGCCATTTAACGTGTCAACACCTCTCATAATAAAATGGTTGCATGCGATAAGTGAAAGAAGAGGCGCCTGGGAATTCGGAAGAACTAGAATGACGCTAACATTTCAAAAAGAAGTTGCAGAACGTTTAGTAGCCGAACCCATGAACATTCAAAGATGTAGATTATCTGTAATGGCGCAAGCTTGGACGCATCCTctattaaattttgttatatcag GTGCAGCTTTTGTTCCTAAACCGGACGTTGACGTCGGCCTTGTAACGTTTGTACCTTTAGCTACTCCAAGAACGAGACACGAATTCAAAATTTTCGAGAAAGTAACACGACATATATTTAGTTTTCGCCAGAAATActgtatacgaggtattga AACACTGTTTCCTTTAGAAAAGCGAGCGGAATTAGGTGAAATGATGTTCAAATTGTCCGACTTGAATCCACACAGGAGACCAGTAGAACTTACGGTGGAAGATATTGATAAACTTGTGTCTGCATATAAATATTTACTGGAACTCCATCCAGACGTAGGAATGTATGAGTATCGTGCATCTCGACGCATTGTATCCCTACGGAAATTAAAAGATTTAGAAGTTATAGAGTTGGAAGATTTGTAa
- the LOC143423966 gene encoding zinc finger CCCH domain-containing protein 15 homolog, with protein MPPKKAPAPSKKAEQKKKEKVIEDKTFGIKNKKGAKQQKFIQQVEKQVKSGGVNPRKLEDPNIKKLEKEKKLKEQKELALIFKPVQSQKIDKGIDPKSVVCVLFKQGQCTKGEKCKFSHDLTIERKPEKRSLYCDMRDDDKRADTMDKWDEDKLKEVVEKKHGGGNRPTTDIICKHFLQAVEKSKYGWFWECPSGQKCIYRHALPPGFVLKKDKKKEDKKDEISLEDLIEKERANLGPNQTKITLETFLAWKKRKLKEKKEQALKDEEKRRNDYKAGRQVGISGREMFYFNPELAAGDGIDDGDEAISSYVLDEDETEEEIQYRELDMDRLTLEASEIDSSGITVAAADRLKSNIDTNNETSTVTVGEGAAALAINENLFIEEDFRDLEDELEDLD; from the exons ATGCCACCCAAAAAGGCACCTGCTCCCAGTAAAAAAGCGGAgcagaagaaaaaagagaaagttATCGAG GATAAGACCTTTGGTATAAAGAACAAGAAAGGTGCCAAACAACAGAAATTTATTCAGCAAGTAGAGAAGCAGGTAAAATCTGGTGGTGTTAATCCGCGGAAATTAGAAGATCCTAATATTAAAAAgcttgaaaaagaaaaaaaattaaaggAGCAGAAAGAATTAGCTCTCATATTTAAGCCTGTGCAATCGCAAAAGATAGATAAAG GAATTGATCCCAAATCGGTAGTATGCGTACTGTTTAAACAAGGACAATGTACGAAAGGTGAGAAGTGCAAGTTTTCTCATGATTTAACCATAGAAAGAAAGCCAGAGAAACGTTCGTTATACTGTGATATGAGAGATGACGATAAAAGAGCAGATACAATGGACAAATGGGACGAAGATAAGTTGAAAGAAGTTGTAGAGAAAAAACATGGTGGCGGAAATCGTCCAACTACGGATATT ATTTGTAAACATTTCCTGCAAGCTGTAGAGAAATCAAAGTACGGTTGGTTCTGGGAATGTCCATCTGGACAAAAATGTATTTATAGGCATGCATTACCACCTGGTTTCGTTCTTAAGAAAGATAAGAAGAAAGAAGATAAGAAGGATGAAATTTCCTTGGAAGATTTAATTGAGAAGGAACGAGCTAATTTGGGACCGAATCAG ACTAAAATAACGTTGGAGacattcttagcatggaagaaGAGGAAACTAAAAGAAAAGAAGGAGCAGGCATTAAAAGATGAAGAGAAAAGACGAAATGATTACAAAGCTGGTCGCCAAGTTGGTATATCTGGCAGAGAAATGTTTTACTTCAACCCCGAGCTTGCAGCTGGAGATG GTATCGATGACGGGGATGAAGCGATATCTAGTTATGTTCTCGACGAAGATGAGACCGAGGAAGAAATACAATATAGAGAACTCGATATGGACAGGCTTACACTTGAAGCCAGTGAAATAGATTCATCTGGAATAACAGTGGCTGCTGCAGATCGATTAAAAAGTAATATAGATACAAATAACGAAACCTCTACGG TTACTGTTGGTGAAGGTGCAGCGGCATTGGCGATAAATGAGAATCTATTTATAGAGGAAGATTTTCGAGATTTAGAAGATGAATTAGAAGACTTGGAttaa
- the Eif3e gene encoding eukaryotic translation initiation factor 3 subunit E isoform X2: protein MAKFDLTSRIGQYLDRHLVFPLLEFLSAKQIYDEDELLQAKLDILSKTNMIDYTIDIRRQLYPNLEVPEELKARRADVLQELSVLQNNVSVVVQLMNNEELMKKMENMRDSKALNNYLTQESEFRVEMMDNFVKLAKYRYECGNYSVSTSYLYFYMLIMPPTDKNYLNVFWGKLASEILVQNWETALEDVNKLREYIDSNVIGNSLQVLQQRTWLIHWSLFVFFNHVKGRDLIIEMFLYRPHYLNAIQTMCPHILRYLAAAVIVNRSRRSILKDLVKVIQQESYTYRDPITEFLEHLYVNFDFDGARQKLQECQTVVYNDFFLIALLSEFVENARLMIFETFCRIHQCISIGMLAEKLNMKADVAECWIVNLIRNARLDAKIDSKLGHVVMGGQPASPYQQLVEKIETLSVRSEALENLIERKLKAKNQDPVSIVWN from the exons ATGGCAAAATTCGACTTGACATCGCGTATCGGCCAATACCTCGACCGACATTTGGTCTTTCCActtttggaatttttatctgcgAAACAG ATTTACGATGAGGATGAGTTGCTTCAAGCTAAGCTCGATATTCTTAGCAAAACAAATATGATAGATTATACAATTGATATTCGAAGACAGCTGTATCCAAACTTGGAAGTACCAGAG GAGCTGAAAGCTAGACGTGCAGATGTGCTACAAGAACTTAGTGTTTTACAAAATAATGTGTCCGTTGTTGTGCAACTTATGAATAATGAGGAGCTTATGAAAAAGATGGAAAATATGCGGGACTCTAAAGCGCTAAACAATTATCTTACTCAAGAATCTGAG TTCAGAGTGGAAATGATGGATAATTTTGTGAAGTTAGCAAAATACCGTTACGAATGCGGTAATTATTCTGTTTCTACATCGTACTTATACTTTTACATGCTTATAATGCCACCAACTGATAAG AATTATTTAAATGTATTTTGGGGTAAATTGGCATCAGAAATCTTGGTGCAAAACTGGGAAACTGCATTAGAAGATGTAAATAAATTAAGAGAATACATTGATAGCAATGTTATAGGAAATTCTCTTCAAGTATTACAACAAAGAACATGGCTTATTCATTGGAGCTTATTTGTCTTCTTCAATCATGTAAAAGGCAGAGATTTAATCATAGAAATGTTTCTTTATAGACCACA CTATTTAAATGCTATTCAAACAATGTGTCCTCATATACTGAGATATTTAGCGGCTGCTGTCATTGTTAATCGTTCTAGACGATCTATACTAAAAGATCTTGTAAAAGTGATACAACAG GAATCTTATACGTATCGTGACCCTATCACAGAATTTCTAGAACATTTATATGTCAATTTTGACTTTGATGGGGCAAGACAAAAGCTCCAAGAGTGTCAAACAGTTGTATATAACGACTTCTTTTTAATCGCATTATTAAGTGAATTTGTAGAAAATGCCCGTTTAATGATCTTCGAAACATTCTGCAGAATACATCAATGTATAAGTATTGG AATGCTTGCTGAGAAACTTAATATGAAAGCTGATGTGGCAGAATGCTGGATTGTTAATCTGATACGTAACGCGCGATTAGACGCTAAAATAGACAGCAAATTAGGACACGTTGTAATGGGTGGACAGCCTGCATCGCCGTACCAACAACTCGTTGAAAAAATCGAAACTCTAAGTGTTCGTAGTGAGGCGTTAGAAAATCTTATTGAACGCAAATTAAAAGCTAAGAATCAGGATCCTGTAAGTATAGTGTGGAACTAA
- the Eif3e gene encoding eukaryotic translation initiation factor 3 subunit E isoform X1 produces MAKFDLTSRIGQYLDRHLVFPLLEFLSAKQIYDEDELLQAKLDILSKTNMIDYTIDIRRQLYPNLEVPEELKARRADVLQELSVLQNNVSVVVQLMNNEELMKKMENMRDSKALNNYLTQESEFRVEMMDNFVKLAKYRYECGNYSVSTSYLYFYMLIMPPTDKNYLNVFWGKLASEILVQNWETALEDVNKLREYIDSNVIGNSLQVLQQRTWLIHWSLFVFFNHVKGRDLIIEMFLYRPHYLNAIQTMCPHILRYLAAAVIVNRSRRSILKDLVKVIQQESYTYRDPITEFLEHLYVNFDFDGARQKLQECQTVVYNDFFLIALLSEFVENARLMIFETFCRIHQCISIGMLAEKLNMKADVAECWIVNLIRNARLDAKIDSKLGHVVMGGQPASPYQQLVEKIETLSVRSEALENLIERKLKAKNQDPYQSSWNLDL; encoded by the exons ATGGCAAAATTCGACTTGACATCGCGTATCGGCCAATACCTCGACCGACATTTGGTCTTTCCActtttggaatttttatctgcgAAACAG ATTTACGATGAGGATGAGTTGCTTCAAGCTAAGCTCGATATTCTTAGCAAAACAAATATGATAGATTATACAATTGATATTCGAAGACAGCTGTATCCAAACTTGGAAGTACCAGAG GAGCTGAAAGCTAGACGTGCAGATGTGCTACAAGAACTTAGTGTTTTACAAAATAATGTGTCCGTTGTTGTGCAACTTATGAATAATGAGGAGCTTATGAAAAAGATGGAAAATATGCGGGACTCTAAAGCGCTAAACAATTATCTTACTCAAGAATCTGAG TTCAGAGTGGAAATGATGGATAATTTTGTGAAGTTAGCAAAATACCGTTACGAATGCGGTAATTATTCTGTTTCTACATCGTACTTATACTTTTACATGCTTATAATGCCACCAACTGATAAG AATTATTTAAATGTATTTTGGGGTAAATTGGCATCAGAAATCTTGGTGCAAAACTGGGAAACTGCATTAGAAGATGTAAATAAATTAAGAGAATACATTGATAGCAATGTTATAGGAAATTCTCTTCAAGTATTACAACAAAGAACATGGCTTATTCATTGGAGCTTATTTGTCTTCTTCAATCATGTAAAAGGCAGAGATTTAATCATAGAAATGTTTCTTTATAGACCACA CTATTTAAATGCTATTCAAACAATGTGTCCTCATATACTGAGATATTTAGCGGCTGCTGTCATTGTTAATCGTTCTAGACGATCTATACTAAAAGATCTTGTAAAAGTGATACAACAG GAATCTTATACGTATCGTGACCCTATCACAGAATTTCTAGAACATTTATATGTCAATTTTGACTTTGATGGGGCAAGACAAAAGCTCCAAGAGTGTCAAACAGTTGTATATAACGACTTCTTTTTAATCGCATTATTAAGTGAATTTGTAGAAAATGCCCGTTTAATGATCTTCGAAACATTCTGCAGAATACATCAATGTATAAGTATTGG AATGCTTGCTGAGAAACTTAATATGAAAGCTGATGTGGCAGAATGCTGGATTGTTAATCTGATACGTAACGCGCGATTAGACGCTAAAATAGACAGCAAATTAGGACACGTTGTAATGGGTGGACAGCCTGCATCGCCGTACCAACAACTCGTTGAAAAAATCGAAACTCTAAGTGTTCGTAGTGAGGCGTTAGAAAATCTTATTGAACGCAAATTAAAAGCTAAGAATCAGGATCCT TATCAAAGTTCTTGGAATCTGGATTTGTGA